Proteins encoded in a region of the Planococcus citri chromosome 1, ihPlaCitr1.1, whole genome shotgun sequence genome:
- the LOC135833371 gene encoding uncharacterized protein LOC135833371: MSNSTPNQSFTGPHGVIDLLDPRSPTTAFQRTPIMILHQAQDANMSVDENTCEILNDNDVNSVEAVNDLGLDLEEDRNTSSSSTSFLSATMEVEEANLTSCDPSPVVSDFNVSETLEKEPEIDQETAVETPKTIEPVSDSIVLSSEKSCIETVTPDDSFADIQLEIKNPAKKLFYTPNKKRVPLVAVDNICPVTPPVSLPQNVLRQKQWKRIQEERKKLGLESDENVPLPLNDITASAPSKLMLRKNRLRSRYDMSS, translated from the exons ATGTCCAATTCAACTCCAAATCAATCCT TTACAGGTCCACACGGAGTCATCGATTTACTAGATCCTCGCTCGCCTACGACAGCTTTCCAAAGGACTCCTATAATG ATACTGCATCAAGCTCAAGACGCTAATATGTCCGTCGATGAAAATACATGCGAAATTTTAAACGATAACGATGTGAATTCCGTAGAAGCAGTG AACGATTTGGGTTTGGATTTGGAAGAAGATAGGAATACATCGAGTTCCAGCACATCGTTTCTTAGCGCTACGATGGAAGTAGAAGAAGCAAATCTTACGTCGTGTGATCCATCACCGGTCGTTTCAGATTTCAATGTCTCCGAAACGTTGGAAAAAGAACCCGAA ATTGATCAAGAAACTGCAGTCGAGACACCCAAAACAATCGAACCGGTATCGGATAGTATAGTTTTATCGAGTGAGAAATCATGTATCGAAACCGTTACTCCTGACGACTCATTTGCCGATATTCAACTCGAGATTAAAAATCCAGCCAAGAAATTATTCTACACGCCGAATAAAAAA agAGTACCTTTAGTAGCTGTGGATAACATTTGCCCAGTAACACCTCCCGTATCACTGCCTCAAAACGTGCTACGTCAAAAGCAATGGAAACGTATACAAGAAGAACGTAAAAAGCTCGGATTGGAATCAGATGAAAATGTACCTCTTCCTTTGAACGATATAACCGCTTCGGCTCCTAGTAAATTAATGCTTAGGAAAAACAGACTACGATCGAGATACGACATGTCTTCATAA
- the Rab6 gene encoding ras-related protein Rab6 produces MASGDFGNPLRKFKLVFLGEQSVGKTSLITRFMYDSFDNTYQATIGIDFLSKTMYLEDRTVRLQLWDTAGQERFRSLIPSYIRDSTVAVVVYDITNANSFHQTSKWIDDVRTERGSDVIIMLVGNKTDLSDKRQVSTDEGDRKAKELNVMFIETSAKAGYNVKQLFRSVAAALPGMDSSENKPAEDMQEVVLKDTPNEATTNEEGCAC; encoded by the exons ATGGCGTCCGGGGATTTCGGCAATCCTCTACGTAAATTCAAACTAGTATTCTTGGGAGAACAAAGCG TTGGAAAAACCTCCCTGATTACTAGATTTATGTATGATAGTTTCGATAACACTTATCAG GCTACCATCGGTatagattttctttcaaagacAATGTATCTAGAAGATAGAACA GTGAGATTACAGTTGTGGGATACTGCAGGTCAGGAAAGATTTAGAAGTCTGATCCCATCTTATATACGAGATTCGACTGTGGCTGTAGTTGTTTATGATATTACTA ATGCCAATTCATTCCATCAAACATCCAAATGGATAGATGACGTTCGGACGGAACGTGGAAGCGATGTAATTATTATGTTAGTAGGAAATAAAACCGATCTGTCGGACAAACGACAAGTATCCACCGATGAAGGTGATCGCAAAGCGAAAGAATTAAATGTTATGTTTATTGAAACTAGTGCCAAAGCTGGATATAATGTTAAGCAG TTATTCAGAAGCGTAGCAGCAGCTCTGCCTGGAATGGATTCTTCGGAAAATAAACCAGCTGAAGACA TGCAAGAAGTAGTTCTAAAAGACACGCCGAACGAAGCAACCACCAACGAAGAAGGATGCGCATGCTGA
- the LOC135833364 gene encoding dihydrolipoyl dehydrogenase, mitochondrial, whose amino-acid sequence MQSNIMSRLSTSLKPVIVHLQQGHVPCSVTVLSGSLSRRQKRYYSSGGEVDLVVIGSGPGGYVAAIKAAQLGMNTVSVEKNATLGGTCLNVGCIPSKALLNNSHYYHMAHSGDLAARGVEVEGVKLNLEKLMETKTNAVKALTGGIASLFKSNKVRSAKGHGKITSANTVAVLDENGSVTEEIKTKNILIATGSEVTPFPGIDIDEVQIVSSTGALSLTEVPKKLVLIGAGVIGLELGSVWKRLGAEVTAVEYLNSIGGVGIDGEVAKLFQRILGKQGINFKLGTKVTGAHKTGGNVVVEVENVKDPSKKEELECNVLLVCVGRRPYTNNLGLEELGIEKDEKGRIPVNSRFQTVIPNIFAIGDCIHGPMLAHKAEDEGIVCVEGITGAPVHIDYNCVPSVIYTHPEVGWVGRTEEDLKKDGIEYKVGKFPFAANSRAKTNNETEGFVKALSDKLTDKLLGCHIVGPNAGELINEAVLAMEYGASCEDIARVCHAHPTCSEALREANLAAYFGKAINFS is encoded by the exons ATGCAGAGCAACATCATGAGTCGATTGTCCACTTCACTCAAA CCGGTGATCGTCCATTTGCAACAAGGCCATGTTCCTTGTTCAGTCACCGTGTTATCTGGTTCACTCAGCAGGCGCCAAAAAAGATATTACTCTTCCGGCGGTGAAGTCGATTTGGTTGTCATCGGCTCCGGCCCTGGTGGTTATGTAGCTGCCATAAAAGCAGCTCAACTCGGTATGAAT ACTGTCAGTGTTGAGAAGAACGCTACATTGGGAGGTACGTGTTTGAATGTCGGATGCATCCCTTCTAAAGCTCTGCTCAACAATTCGCATTATTATCATATGGCCCATTCTGGAGATTTAGCTGCCAGAGGTGTCGAAG TCGAAGGAGTGAAactgaatttagaaaaattgatggaaacCAAAACCAACGCTGTAAAAGCTTTAACCGGAGGTATCGCTTCGTTATTCAAGTCCAataaa GTTAGATCGGCCAAAGGTCACGGTAAAATTACCAGCGCTAATACCGTCGCTGTATTAGATGAGAATGGCTCGGTAACCGAAGAAATTAagactaaaaatattttaatcgcCACTGGATCAGAAGTTACCCCTTTCCCTGGAATTGAT aTCGACGAAGTACAAATTGTTTCCTCAACTGGAGCATTATCACTTACCGAGGTTCCTAAAAAACTAGTCCTTATCGGTGCTGGAGTCATTGGTTTAGAATTG GGTTCTGTATGGAAACGTCTTGGAGCCGAAGTTACCGCTGTTGAATACTTGAATTCCATCGGAGGTGTCGGTATCGACGGCGAAGTTGCTAAATTATTCCAAAGAATATTGGGTAAACAAGGTATTAATTTCAAACTCGGAACTAAAGTCACAGGAGCACATAAGACAGGTGGAAACGTCGTcgttgaagttgaaaatgtcaAAGATCCGTCGAAAAAagaagaa TTGGAATGCAACGTTCTGCTGGTTTGCGTTGGAAGACGACCGTACACGAATAATCTCGGATTAGAAGAATTAGGAattgaaaaagacgaaaaaggcAGAATACCTGTAAATTCTCGTTTCCAAACAGTCATTCCAAA CATATTTGCCATCGGAGATTGTATCCATGGACCTATGTTAGCCCATAAAGCTGAAGACGAAGGTATTGTCTGCGTAGAAGGTATTACCGGAGCTCCTGTGCACATAGATTACAATTGCGTCCCATCTGTGATATACACTCATCCAGAAGTTGGTTGGGTCGGTAGAACAGaagaagatttaaaaaaagat GGAATCGAATACAAAGTTGGTAAATTCCCATTCGCTGCCAACAGCAGAGCAAAAACAAACAACGAAACTGAAGGATTCGTTAAAGCTTTAAGCGATAAATTGACCGATAAATTATTAGGCTGCCATATTGTTGgacca AATGCCGGCGAATTAATTAACGAAGCTGTATTAGCAATGGAATACGGAGCATCGTGCGAAGACATCGCTAGAGTTTGTCACGCTCATCCG ACCTGTTCGGAAGCATTACGAGAAGCTAATTTGGCTGCCTATTTCGGCAAAGCTATCAATTTCAGTTAA
- the LOC135833370 gene encoding TAR DNA-binding protein 43-like, which produces MQYVVIDVEDSKLIEFPSKDDGTLALSSLAALYPGVTGLKYDLNGHTRAVKPANGILYPPENCWGERTYYLVFQKDNTKRKAEDASETSESKTFKVDTESRKVHTDLEVFGLPSKTTDKELRDYFSKFGEVQFAQVKIDPISKESTRFGLIRFANQEVRRRVIWQRHQIDGRWLNIHIPKSEIKKEIEEIVHSAPDEDTLISVLAEKIRFMQNDCVQIEKDLLKVRSERQKAEDNLVKVKARTKMLEKHCALLIEHEDDEKFSEFFDDLASKSNLWKSWPFSTEAEIDNVMEQAVKFAHLRSRSDSFDTDE; this is translated from the exons ATGCAGTACGTTGTGATCGACGTCGAAGATTCAAAACTCATCGAATTTCCATCTAAAGATGATGGAACACTCGCCCTTTCATCATTAGCAGCTCTCTACCCGGGTGTTACCGGATTGAAGTATGATCTAAACGGCCACACTCGTGCTGTCAAACCAGCTAATGGAATATTATATCCGCCGGAAAACTGTTGGGGAGAAAGAACTTACTACCTTGTATTTCAGAAAG ATAACACAAAACGCAAGGCTGAAGATGCCTCAGAAACGTCCGAGTCGAAAACTTTCAAAGTGGATACCGAGTCGAGAAAGGTTCATACCGATTTGGAGGTGTTTGGGTTACCTAGTAAAACAACGGATAAGGAATTACGAGACTACTTCTCTAAATTCGGCGAAGTACAGTTCGCGCAG GTCAAAATCGATCCCATTTCGAAGGAATCCACACGCTTTGGTCTTATCAGATTCGCTAACCAAGAAGTTCGAAGACGAGTCATATGGCAAAGACATCAGATCGACGGCCGATGGTTGAACATACACATTCCTAAATCCGAG ATAAAGAAAGAAATTGAGGAAATAGTTCACTCGGCTCCTGATGAGGACACCTTGATCAGtgttttggcagaaaaaattcgttttatgCAGAATGATTGCGTCCAGATTGAGAAAGACCTATTAAAGGTGCGCAGTGAGCGACAGAAAGCGGAAGACAATTTG GTTAAAGTTAAAGCAAGAACTAAAATGTTGGAGAAACACTGCGCATTATTAATTGAACACGAAGacgatgagaaattttcagaattttttgacgatttagcctcaaaatcaaatttatggaAGTCCTGGCCTTTTAGCACGGAGGCGGAAATCGATAATGTTATGGAGCAAGCTGTCAAATTTGCTCATCTACGCTCTAGGTCGGATTCGTTTGATACTGATGAATAA